tctgtctttctacgtAACTCTTTAATATTGTTTACGACTCCGTTCCCAGCTTCCTTCCTCCACACTTCCTCATCAGGAGTCCTCTTCCTCACTGGTGATTACCTGGACTTCAGTCTTCAGCCCCGTGACGACGTCGGGATCATGGAGACTGGGTAAGACATCTACTCCGCAGCAGACTCTGACacagacattttgaaaattttctaatagttataaataaacttttgaaaaaaattataattataaatgaatataaaaatttgaatattATGTTTCCTAAAGGGGGAAGTCAATTTAATGAGGCTGTATGTACTGACCGTGGGCTACTTCAAGTTAGGTGGCTGAGGCAAGGCTGGTCACCTTGATCAGAACCCACTGCCCCTTCTTGCCCCTCTCTGTgtcccaggcaggaggcaggcagcagggaggggcctcACCCACCTTGTCCCTCCAGGATGCCAGGATGCGCTCCAGCCTGTAGGCCTGCTCGTCCTTGCTCTGCTGGTTGAAAGTGTACAAGGCGAACTCCACCGTGGCAGGCAGGTAACTGTTCATCACTTTTCGGTCGGCTAGGTCGTTTTGCTCTTCAGTAATCACAGAGTAGGTCTCCAGCAGACAGAAGCCGAAGAGAaggggcagcagggcccagggcagagcccaACTCCCAGGCCGCCAGGACATTGCTGCAGGAGCCGGCACCTCTGCCTCCGTTCCCCCAGCTCTGGAACACCCAGGAGCCTTCCGGGCTGGCCCTGGCCTTGAgtcccagtgctggccacagacTCCTCCCTCCGGGCCTCCTCTGCCAGGACACCCTGTCCCTGCCCTCGTGTGGCCTCACCTCCCCCAGTCCGAGTGGGAACTCTGTCATCTCTGCCCacgagggaggaagggtgggaaggcGCAGCCATGGGAGCGAGGGGCCCAGCTGGGGAcatggcccggccccagctgctctCTCAGAGCTCTGTGAGTTAGAGGAGACCTGAGTGAGGAGGCTCCAGGGCAGATCCTGATCTAGGAACCAGGCTCAAGAGGTGTGCGAGGCAGGTGCTCCCTGGGCATCCCAGGAGGCTCTGGGAGATGAGCCTGTGGTTCCAGAACCTTCCTAAGCATCACTGGTCTGGGATGAGGAGGTCATTGCCAAGGAATGGCTGCTGCCCTGCACCTCCCTTCCGTGTGTGCgtcagcactggccctgctgtcTGGGGCCGAGCAGCCTCGGCACAGGGACAGACCggcccatggggctggcattatggggTACGCAGGAGGGCTGCCGCCTGCGACAcgggcatcctatataggtgctgggtcaagtctggctgctccacttctgatccagccccctgctaacgtgcctgggaaagcacagaaggtggcccatggGTGttgtcccctgtacccatgtgggagatccggatgcaTTTTCTGACTCATGGCTCGAGTCAggccaggctgttgtagccaagtGGGGGAGTGATCTGGTGGaagtgggatctctctctctgtctctccttctttgtatctctttcaaaaaaaataaataaagctctt
The window above is part of the Oryctolagus cuniculus chromosome 11, mOryCun1.1, whole genome shotgun sequence genome. Proteins encoded here:
- the LOC103348242 gene encoding cystatin-9-like, which encodes MSWRPGSWALPWALLPLLFGFCLLETYSVITEEQNDLADRKVMNSYLPATVEFALYTFNQQSKDEQAYRLERILASWRDKKQYNDIVFSMELLLRQTMCGKLEEDTENRPKRSHSFTCFFTVRTLPWKTKFDLFNKTCSEASPHTD